CGCGTCACCGTGAACTGGCTGATGGGCGAGGAAAAGCTCGATCCCGCATGGACATTCGGCCCCGAAGGGCAGCGGTACGAGATGGAGATCCAGGGAAATCCCGACATCTCGATCACGGTGAAAGGCTTCCAGTCCGCCGTCGGTGGCGAGGGGCCGGAATACGGCATCGTCGGCACCGCAGCGCATTGCGTGAACTCGGTGCCTGCCGTCTGCGCCGCAGCGCCCGGGATCGCCACGTACCTGGACCTACCGTTGATCAGCGGTAAGGCCGCGCCCGCGCTGAGCTAGCTCGTATCGAGGGCCGGACCGGACGTTGCCTATTGGGGTCCTACGGCCGAGATTGAACACAGGGTCGTCTCGCCGATCAACAGCCATGAGTGCAATCTCGGTCATAGGACTGCAAATCGGACATGGTCGCCCCCGTTTGCACTGAGCTAATCGCGCGGCAGGATGCCGCCGTCGAGGGTGATGACCTTGTTGGTCAGATAACCGCTGCGCAGCATGGCGATTGCCATGTCGGCAACCTCGTCGGGACGACCGATGCGGCCGACGGGGATCGGGACCGGGGGAGTGCCGGTCTCCAGGTCGGCCGGAAACATCTTCGTCTCGCCCACCAGGGCTGGCGCCAGGCTGTTGACCGTGACGCCGTCGGCCGCGACGCGCGGTGCCAGGTGGTGCATGAGGCCATGCAGTCCCGCCTTGCTCGCCGCATAGTGGGCGCCGACCACACCGCCGGTCAGGGCGGCGACCGACGAGATGAACAGGATGCGCCCGTACTTGCGCTCGACCATCGCGGGCAGCACCTGCTGCGCCAACAACCACGGGGAGGTCAGGTTGACCGCCAGCGTCGCATTCCAGGACGCCAGATCGATTTTGCGCCAACCCTTTACGTCGGCCGTACCCGCATTGGCCACGAGCAGGTCGACGGGGCCCAGCTCCGCGTTGGCGTGCGCGACGAGGTCAGCGGCCGCCGAGGGATCGGACAGGTCAGCCGCGACGACGGTCACCCGGCGGCCCAGTTCGCGGGCGTAGGCCGCGGCCACCTCGGCGTCGTCGGCGTTGCGCCCGTAGGACAGGCACAGATCGGCACCCTCGTCGGCGAGCCGGCGCGCAATCGCCTTACCGATGCCGCCGGACGCGCCGGTCAGCAGCGCGACGCGGCCGGCCAGCGCCCCCGTCACGGCTGAACCAGGATGCGGATCGGGTTGCCCTCCTGCCGTTCCAGCCGCTCGATGCCGACGCTGACGTCATCGAGTGCGACGATGTCGCTGATCGAACGCGAGATGTCCAGGCGCCCAGTCGAAACCAATGTCGCCAAGGTGGCGATATCGACGTTCTGGTAGCCGAGGTGGCCCAGCACGTGTTTCTGCGTCAGCCCGAACATGCTGGTCGGTCCGACGGTCGGAGATTCGGCGCTCATTCCGACGGCGACCAGCCGGCCGCCCACCGTCAGGCTGTCGAGAGCCTGTTCGAACGTCGACTTCAGGCCGACCGCGTCGAAGGCGACGTCGAGCTTGCGGCCCCCTGTCACGTCGGCGATCTTTTCGCCAAGTCGATCGTCGCGCGCGTCGAACGCGTGGTCGGCGCCCAGGGCGAGCGCGCGTTCGAGCACTTCGGGTTTGATGTCGACGGCGATCACCGGCACGGCGCCGACCAGCCGCGCGAGTTGCACGATGTGGGTACCGACGCCGCCGACGCCCCACACACCGACCGATTCCCCGATGCCGACCTTGCCGGTGCGCACCACCGCGCCGAACGGCGTCGACACCGCATCGGCCAGGATGGCCGCCTGCTCCAACGGGACGTTGTCGGGAACCCGGGTCAGGCCGAACGCCTGCGCGACGGTGTATTCCGCCCATCCGCCGTCGTAGGCGAACGCCATCAACTGGATGGCCAGGCAGTTGGTCACGTCGCCGCGGCGGCAGTTCACACATCCCATGCACGGGCGGCCAGCCGCGACGACCACGCGGTCGCCCTCCTTCCAGCCGGTGACGTCGGGTCCGAGCTTGGCGATCGTGCCCGACGCCTCATGACCCTGGGTCACCACGGGCAGCATTGCCGGGAAGGTGCCGTTGATAAGGCTGAGGTCGGAGTGGCAGATGCCGCAGAACGCGACCTTGACCAAGACCTCGCCGGGCCCGGGCTCCGGTATCGGAACATCCTCCACCGCAATGGTCTTCGAGTCGGCATAGAAGCGCTGCGCCCGCATTGTGTCGACCATGTCACTCCTAGGGGATGCGGTAGAAGGGATTCGGAAGCAGGTAGGTCTGTTGGGCGAAACCACCGGCGAGGTCGGATGGCTGATCCCCGATGTTGGCGATGATCGTGTAACCTTCCGCCTCGATCGCGGCCCGCTGCGGCGCCTTGAAGTCAGCGGCGGAAACATAGTGGGCGCCAGTCGGTTCCATGATCAGACGCTCATATCCGGCGTAGCCGGTGTTCAGCAGATTACGTTCGGTGGAGGCGCGCTGAGATTCATCGCGGCCGGTGATGAAGAAGATCGTCGCGCCGCGCTCTTTCGCAGTGTTGAAGACGTCCATCGTCGGTGGAATCATCGTCGACCGCCCGCTCAGGTCCCATGCCAGCCAGCCGCAGGGTCCCTCGGGCAGCTGGTCGCACGGCCCGGTGCCGAAACGGCCGAAGTCGTTGGCCTTGATGGCTTCCCAGTTCGACAACGCGGTTTCGTCGACGTCGAACACCACCGCCGGGCGGGCGACGCGCGGGGCCTGCTCGTTGATCCACGCGATCGCGGGCGCGGCGGCCTGCTGCAGGTTCGTCAGGTAGGCACCGCTGTCGTAGTACGCGACGGCCTCGCGCTTGAGGTCGCCGACGTTGGCCGGCTGGACGGGCGACGGGATGATCGGCGCAGGTGGTGCGGGAGGCTGGGCGAGCACGGCCGGACAGCTCGCGAGGATCACCGCGGCGGCGCCGATGGCGGTGACGACGGCGGTGACGAAACCCCTACCGGGCATCATGGCTCGACCTTAACGCCCGCGCGGACCCGCGAACCGGCCGGTACCGCGGCGTTTGGCACACTCGCAGCCGTGACGACGAAACGGGCGCTGGTGCTCGCCGGTGGTGGGCTGGCCGGTATTGCGTGGGAGACAGGCATTCTGCGTGGCATCGCCGACGAATCACCAGCGACGGCGGAAGCGCTGCTGAACACCGAGGTCCTCGTGGGAACGTCGGCGGGGTCGACGGTCGCCGCCCAGCTCGTCAGTGGGCTCGGTCTTGACGAGTTGTTCGAACGGCAGACCGCGGCGACGTCGACCGAGCTCAGCCCGAGGATCGGTGTCGACGAGATCACCGAGTTGTTCGTCGCCGCCATGCTGCAGCCGGGCGCGACGACCACTCAGAAGCTGCAGAAGATCGGTGCGATCGCGCTGTCGGCCGAGACCGTCCCCGAGTCCGTCCGGCGCGATGTGATCGCCAACCGGCTGCCGAGCCACGATTGGCCGGAGCGCGACGTGCGTATCTCCGCGATCGACACCGCGACAGGCGAACTCGTGTCCTTCGACGCATCGTCGGGGGTCAGCCTCGTCGACGCGGTGGCCGCCAGCTGTGCCGTACCCGGTGCCTGGCCGCCGGTTACGATCGGCGACCGGCGCTACATGGACGGCGGAGTCGGCAGCACCGTCAACATGTCCCTGGCTGCCGACTGCGATGCAGCCGTCGTCCTTGTGCCGCAAGGCAAGTCATCGCCGTCACCGTTCGGCGACGGAACTGCCGCCGAGATCGAGGCGTTCGCCGGCGCGACGTATGCGGTGTTCGCCGACGACGAGGCGCTGGCGGCCTTCGGTCCGAACCCGCTCGATCCCGCATGCCGAGTGCCGTCCGCCTTGGCGGGGCGTCAGCAGGGCAGGCGGGTGGCGGCAGAGGTCGCCGACTTCATCGGTCGCTGAATCACGTTTTGGCAGAGGCGGTCTCGGGCTTCTCCAACCCGTCGAGCACCGTCGCCGTAAGTTCGCGGCCGATGTCGATGACTTCGCTTGCGCGGTAGAACTCGAGGCTGCGGCACGCGGTCCGCGGCACCTCGATCAACACATCGGGGGGATATGCCGCCAAGGTGTGACGGGCCAGCGCCGCCTGCGCGATGTCGATCGTCCGGTTCATCACCTCGAAGCTGCCGAGCCGTGGCACCTCCTTCTGGGGTTCGATGAGTTTGTCCTCGGCCTCATCGGACTGGGCCGCGTCGAACAGCGCGGTCGTACTGCGCCACACACGTCCCAGCCATTCCGCGGTGGGCCTGGGTTCGGAGTCCTCGGGCTCCTCGCCACCCGCCTCGCTGCCGGCCAGGCTCACCGCGATCGTGAGATCGGCGTTGGCGGCGGCTATCGGCGCCATGGGCAGCGGGTCGAGGATGCCGCCGTCGGCCAGGAGCCGGCCGTCGAGCACATGCGGTGCGATCACTCCCGGGATCGCGATCGACGCCCGGATCGCGTGGTCGACGGGCCCGCGCTGCAGCCACACCGACTTCCCCGAGAGCAGGTCGGTGCTGACCGCCGTATAGGGGATCGGAAGCTCCTCGATCTTCACTTCGCCGAGGATGTCGCGGACCGCGTCGAGGATCTTCTCGGCGCGCAACGCCCCGGCGGCCGTGATCTTCGGATCGAGAAGTCGAAGTATGGAGCGCTGGGTCAGCGACCTCGCCCAGTCGGCGAAATCGTCGAGCTTGCCCGCCGCTTGCAGGCCTCCGACGAGCGCACCCATCGACGATCCCGCGATGCCGACGATCTCGTAACCGCGGTCCTGCAGTTCGTCGATGACGCCGATGTGGGCGTACCCGCGAGCCCCTCCGCTGCCGAGGGCAAGGGCGACTCGCTTGCCAGCCATAAGGCCATTCTGCGCCTAACCGCAGAGTGCGTCGGCAGCAGCCTGAGCTGCCACGATCACTGCGGCCTGGCGCTGCGGAGGCAGCTGGGACCACGGGATGTCAAACGTGCCCGGGCCTGGTGCGTCGGAGGTCTGCACATTCTTCAGATACGGCTCGAGTTGCGCCTTGAGGTCACCGCCCTGCTGTTGCATCCAGTCGCGCGCGGCCGTGCACGCCTTGAAGTACTCGTCCTCCGTGGAGTCCGCGGGAGCTCCGACGGCCGTGGTGACACCGTCCGGGGATACGGCGACCTCGCCGGGGGCCGCGGTGGGGGTGTCTTGGGTTTCCGTGGTCTTCGATGCCGTCGTGGTCGTCTCGGCCGGCGACGGCGTGGCTGGCTCGCTCCCGATTCCGGACGAGCACCCGGTGCCCACGGCCAAGGCGACGATCATGACCGCCGCCGCGTCGACGGCGTGTCGAGAGTGCCTGCCCATGCCAGTCAATCTAGGCAATGCCTCGCACGCGGATCGTCGCACCCGTGCACTTCGGCTCACCGTGAATCTAGCTGCGGGCCCGACAAACCACTCCCTGAACAGCGGCTTCCATCCGCGCTGGTATGGGTTCGTGCGTCGTCGGACTTCAGCCACCTGTCTTCGTGCCAGACTTGCGGCCGTGACGACCGGAGACGTGCGCATCTGCCGCAGGGACTGTTGCGCCTGACGCGCCTGCCCCTGTCCGTCCGTCACTCCTGGAGTTCGCATGGTTACCGCCATCTCGCTGCCGACCCGACTGCGCCCGCCCGATCTGCTGCATGCCACCGACCGCTACGCCGATGACGTGCTTTCCGGCCGCTACGACCGCCTGCTGCCCGCGGGTGGGCTACCGACGACCGAACGCTGGTTCACCCGGCTGCACGGCGAAGACGAGCTCGACGTCTGGCTCATCAGCTGGGTCCCGGATCGTTCGACCGAGCTGCACGACCACGGTGGCTCCCTCGGCGCATTGACCGTGGTGTCCGGTGCGCTGCAGGAAACCCGTTGGGACGGCCAGACGCTCAGGCATCGACGCCTCACCGCCGGGGATCAGGCGGCGTTTCCGCTCGGCTGGGTGCACGACGTGGTGTGGGCGCCCGACCGGGACACCTCGGCGCCGATCGTCCCGACTCTGAGCGTGCACGCCTACTCGCCGCCGTTGACCGCGATGTCCTACTACGAGGTGACACCGCGAAAAACGCTGCGCCGCAACCGTACTGAACTCACCGATGAGCCGGAAGGATGACGTCAGTCTCGGAGGCTAGCCGCATCGACCGCATCCTGGACGACGCCCGTGCCCGGCTGCGCAGACTGACCGCACAGGAAGTGCCCACTGCGTTGGCCCGCGGCGCGATCCTGGTCGACATCCGGCCGCACGCCCAGCGCGAGCGTGAGGGTGAGGTCTCGGCGGCACTGGTGATCGAACGCAACGTGCTCGAGTGGCGCTGCGACCCGACGAGCGACGCCCGACTGCCGCAGGCCGTGGACGACGACGTCGAATGGGTCGTGCTGTGCTCTGAGGGCTACACCTCGAGCCTGGCCGCGGCGTCTCTGCTCGATCTGGGTCTGCACCGCGCCACTGACATCATCGGCGGCTATCACGCGCTGAAGGCCGAAGGCGTTCTGGTCTAAGCGTTTTCGTCGTTGCTGAGCAGCGGCCGCAATTTCTCCGTCTTCTCCGGCGTCCAGCCCGGCGGCTGGAGGATGTCCGCCCAGGCGTTGGCGACGTCCTTGACGTAGACGTGGCCGTGGCCGTCGGGCACGTCAACCGCCACCGCCATGTCCGCGGACACCTGAAGGAACGTCACGATCGGGATCCACTGCATGCGCCCCGACACGTCGTATCCGCGTGGTTCCTTGAGCCAATCCGGTTCGGCGAACAGCAGATCCGGGTTCCACCAGGCGATGGGGTCGGACGCATGCTGCAGGTACACCACCCGCGGATGGCCCCACGGATCGTCGGGCCGGTTGAGGTTCTCCGACCTCGCGGCGAAGCGGACGTTCTCACCCTTGTCGAAGATGGGTAGCCACTCCGGCGAGCCCGCGTCGCGGTTGCGGGTCAGTTGGGTCCAGATCGTGTTGTTGAAGGTCGGGCCGGAGAACAGCGCGCCGTCGGTGCGGGCGATGAGGTTGTTGAGAGCCAGGAACGGCGCCTCGCCGCCGAACGAGCCCAGGCTCTCACCGAACACCACCAGTCGTGGCCGCTCCGCCTCGGGCATCTCGCGAATCAGCCCGTCGACAGCCTCGAACAGCGCCTGACCGGCCTGTCGCGCGTTCTCCTTGTCGACGAGGAACGACAGCCAGCTCGGCAGGAACGAGTACTGCATGGACACGATCGCCGTGTTGCCGTTGTACATGTACTCCAGCGCCGACGCCTCGGCCTCGTTGATCCAGCCGGTGCCGGTCGTGGTGGCGACGGCGACCACCTCACGATCGAGACCGCCCTTGCGCTGCAACTCCTGGGCCGCCAGTGCGGCGGTCGCTTTGATGCCGTCGGCGGAGTGCAGTCCCGCATAGGTCCGGATCGGCTCCATGGCGGGTTTGCCGTTGAACTCGGTGAGCTCCTCGACCGTGGGGCCCGCCGAGACGAACACCCGCCCCTGATGACCCAACGATTCCCACGTGACCGCCGAGCCCGGCCCGCCCGAACGCAACGGCGACGTCGGCGGTCCGAACTCCGGATCGGTCTCGTCGTTGGCCGCCGCGAACGTCTTGTTCAGAGCGCTCATGCCGAAACGCACCACGACACCGTTGAGCAGCGCGATGCTCAGGGCGAGGAGCAGGGCAACGACGATAACTGCCGAGATACGGGGCGGTGCAACGCGATTGAGCTGGCGCACCAGAAAACGTACGAGTCTGCCGATGAGCTGACCGATCTCGACGAAGATAAACAGCACCACGATCGACAGGAACGCACACCACGGGTAGTCCCAGAACTCCAGGCGCGCTACGCCGTTGAGGTCGCGCACCTCGTCCTGCCAGCGGTGGAAGTAGAAGATCATCAGGAGCATGCCGACGGCCCCGACGACCAAGAGCCCAAGCCAGGCCCGGCGCGGTGCCGGCGGACTGGTGTCCTTCGATCGCATGTAGCGCCACAGCCATACCGCGAACACGCCGAGGCCGTAGCCGATCGCGCCCGCGGCACCGCTGACGATGCCCTGGAACAACGGCCCGCGCGGCAGCAGCGACGGCGTCAGGGACAGCCAGATGAAGACCAGGCCCAGTGCCGTTCCGGTGAAGGTGTAGTGACGCACCCACCACGGACGCTTGGGTGGCGCTTCCTCCTGCGGCGGTGCGTCCTCGACGGCCTCAGCGGTGTCTGTCACCCACGCAGATTAACGGTGGCGGAAGTTCGGTGTGCGCTTCTCGGTGAACGCGTTCATGCCCTCGGTCTGGTCCTCGGTGGCGAAAGCGGAGTGGAAGAGCCTGCGCTCATAGAGCAGTCCTTCGGCGAGCGTCGTTTCGAACGCCCGGTTGACGGCCTCCTTGGCCATCCGCGCCGCCGAGAGCGACATCCCGGCGATGGTCGTGGCGACCTTGTTCGCCTCGTCGAGGAGGGCGTCGGCGGGCACGACGCGAGAGACCAGGCCGGCGCGCTCGGCCTCCTCGGCGTCCATGTTGCGTCCGGTGAGAATCAGGTCCATCGCCTTGGCCTTGCCGATGGCGCGCGTCAACCGCTGCGAGCCGCCCATACCCGGGAGCACGCCGAGTTTGATCTCGGGCTGACCGAACTTCGCGGTGTCGGCGGCGATCAGGATGTCGCACATCATGGCCAGTTCACAGCCGCCGCCGAGCGCGTAGCCGTTGACCGCCGCGATGGTCGGCGTGCGGGTGGCGGCGAATTTCCCCCAGGCCGCGAAGAAGTCGGAGGAAAAGACATCGGCGAACGAGAGCTGGGCCATCTCCTTGATGTCCGCACCCGCCGCGAACGCCTTCTCACCGCTGCCGGTGACGATGATCGCGCCGATGCCGGGATCGTTGTCGAATTCGGCTGCGGCCGCGACGACTTCGTTCATCACCTGGCTGTTGAGGGCGTTGAGCGCCTTCGGCCGGTTCAGCGTGATGGTGCCGACACGGTCGTCGCGCGTGACGAGGATGGTTTCGTAGCTCGTCATGAGAACTCCAATTCGCGGTCGGCCGGCGCGAAGTATGCCTCGACGTCGGCAGTGGTCACGGCCGCCAGCGAGTCCGGCGACCATTTCGGGTTGCGGTCCTTGTCGACGACCTGGGCACGGATGCCCTCGACGAAGTCGTGGCTGCGCGCCGCTCCGCTCGACGTCCGATACTCCTGGCGCAGAACGTCTTCCAGGGTCGCGAGCTTCGCGGCGCGTCTGACCGCCTCCAGCGTGACGGACAGCGCGATCGGCGACCGGGTGGCGATCAGATCGGCGGCGTCCTTGGCCGGGCCCTCGCCGTGGTCGCGCAGCGCCGCGAGGATGTCGGCGACGGTGTCGCCGGAGTAGCACTGGTCGATCCAGTCCCGCTGGGCCAGCAACTGACTCGGCGGGGGTTCGGTGGCATACGCCGCGACGGCGGCGTCGACGCCGTCGGCGATGACGATGCGCTTGAAGTCCTCGAGCGCGTCGTGGGGCACGTAGTGGTCGGCGAAGCCCATCGCGATCGCGTCGCCGCCGCCGAACGGTGCGCCCGTAAGCGCGGCGTGCAGGCCGAGCAGGCCCGGCGTCCGTGATAGGTAGAGCGTGCCGCCGACGTCGGGGATGAAGCCGATGCCGACCTCGGGCATCGCCATCTTCGTCGTATCGGTGACGATGCGGACGTTGCCGTGCACGCCGATGCCGACGCCGCCGCCCATCACGATGCCGTCCATCAGGACCACGTAGGGCTTCGTGAAGCGGCCGATCTGGGCGTTGAGCCGGTATTCGTCGTACCAGAATTCCCGCGCCTCTTTGCCCTGGTTGGGGCCGCGGCAGCTGTGATACAGCGCGACGATGTCGCCACCGGCGCAAAGTCCGCGTTCACCGGCGCCGTCGACCAGGACGGCCCGAATGTCGTCGTCGGCCGCCCAGTCGGTCAGCACGGGAGCTATTGCGTTGACCATCGGATGCGTCAGCGAGTTGATGGCCTTGGGCCGATTGAGGGTGATCAGGCCGACGCCTTGCTGTGCGTTTACTAGGACATCCTCGTTTTCGTCCACGGAATGCAATCTAGATCGTCAACTCGCTTTGGGCTTCGCCGGGTAGGGTTTCCTGTGAAGACCCTGGGAGGTTCTGTTCGGGAACCCATCAGCGTCGCCAGTCGTTGAGCGAATGTTCGTCAACGAGTCGAACCAAAGCATCAGAGAGGAACCGACGGTGCGGGAGTCCAGCAACCCGGTATTTCGTTCCCTGCCCAAGGGTCAGGGCGGCTATGCGCAATTCGGTACCGGAGCCGCCGGCTACGGCGCGCAGGCGGTACAGGCCGATCCTTACATCACCCAGTACCCCGAGCAGCGGCAGGCAGGCGTCGCCCGGCCGCTGACCATCGATGACGTCGTCACCAAGACCGGCATCACGCTGGCCGTGCTGGCGGCCGTCGCCGCGGGCACCTACTTCGTCGTCGCGCAGAACCTGGCGCTGGCCATGCCGCTGTGGTTGGTCGGCATGCTCGGTGGCCTGGCGATGGTGTTGGTCGCGACGTTCGGTCGCAAGCAGGACAACCCCGGAATCGTGTTGGCCTACGCGGTGTTCGAGGGCCTGTTCCTCGGCGCGTTCTCCTACATCGTGGCCAATTGGATGGTGCAGGGCGTCAGCGCCGGCTCGCTGATCAGCCAGGCCATCCTCGGTACGTTCGGCGTGTTCTTCGGCATGCTGGTGGTCTATAAGACCGGCGCCATTCGCGTGACGCCGAAGTTCACCCGCTTCCTGGTGGCCGCGCTGTTCGGCGTGGTGGTCCTGGCGCTGGGCAACCTGGTGGCGTCGTTCTTCATGGACGGTTTGGGCCCGCTGCGTGACGGTGGCCCGTTCGCGTACCTGTTCTCGATCCTCTGCATCGGCATCGCGGCGTTCAGCTTCCTGCTGGACTTCGACCAGGCCGACCAGGCGATTCGGGCCGGTGCGCCGGAGAAGGCCGCCTGGGGCATCGCCCTCGGCCTGACCGTCACGCTGGTGTGGCTGTACACCGAGATCCTCTGGCTGCTCAGTATGTTCAACAGCGACTAGCAGCCCCTGCGAAAGGCCCGGCACGAAATGTGCCGGGCCTTTTGCTTTGCGGTTTGCGTTGACTCTGCGCACAAGCACTAGTTCATCCACAGAATCGCGCCGTGGCCGCAGAGTGAACGGTGAACGCGTCGGCAGCAGCATCCAGTCTGCGGCGTATGGACGAGCCATTCCTTGGAACCAGTGCACTGGCGTCCGGTGCCGTGACTCGGTATCAGTTGCGCCGCTACTACCGCGCAGTCATGCCAAACGTGTACCTAGACAGGCGGATCGAGACGTCGTTTCGACAGCGGATAGCCGCCGCGTATTTGTGGTCGGGACGCCAAGCTGTCGTCTCCGGCCTGGCGGCCTCGGCGATACACGGTGCGAAGTGGATCGATGACGATTCGGTTGTCGAGTTGATTTGGCGGAATGCGCGATCCCCGAAGGGCGTGGTGACCCGAGACGCTCTGTTACTTCCCGACGAGGTCGGACGCATCGAGGATCTGCGTGTCACTACAGCGGCGCGGACGGCGTTCGATCTCGGCCGGCGCGGTCCTGTTGATACCGCGATCGCCCGGCTCGATGCGCTCGCAGCCGCAACGCGGTTCAAGCCGTGTGATGTGAACGATCTTGCCGCCGAACACCCTCACACTCGAGGGCTGCGTCAGCTCGAGGCGGCGCTCGATCTGATGGACGATGGTGCTGAGTCGCCAAAGGAAACCTGGTTGCGGCTGTTGGTTATTCGCGCTGGATACCCGCGACCGCAGACGCAGATTGCGGTGCCCCGTCCCGATGGACGGAATTACTACCTCGACATGGGGTGGAAGGACCTGATGCTCGCGCTCGAGTACGACGGCGGGCAGCACTGGGATGACCCGAAGCGAATCGCCTACGACATCCGACGTACTGAGTTTCTCAACGACATCGGGTGGAAAGTGGTCCGCGTCATGAAAGAACACCGAGCACCCGAGGTGCTGGACCGGCTGCGGCGCGCATGGGAGCGGCCAGCACGTTGACTCTGCGCTGAGGGCGCTGTTTTACCGAGATTTTGCGCCATGGACGCAGAGCCAACGCCAGAAGGCTAGGAGAGGCGCTCCACCACCATCGCCATACCCTGGCCGCCGCCGACACACATCGACTCGATGCCGAACGTCTTGTCATATGTCGCAAGGTTATTCAACAGCGTCGCCGTAATGCGCGCGCCCGTCATACCGAACGGATGCCCCAGCGCGATCGCACCACCCGATACGTTGAGCTTGTCCTCGTCGATGCCGAGTTCCCGCGCGGACCCCAGCACCTGCACCGCGAAAGCCTCGTTGATCTCGACCAGGTCGATATCCGAAATCGTCTTGCCCGCCTTGTCCAATGCCTTGCGGATCGCCTCGATCGGACCCAGACCCATGATCTCCGGCGACAACCCGCTCACGCCCGTCGACACGATGCGCGCCAACGGCGTCAGACCCAACTCCTTGGCCT
The nucleotide sequence above comes from Mycolicibacterium moriokaense. Encoded proteins:
- a CDS encoding patatin-like phospholipase family protein, which encodes MAGKRVALALGSGGARGYAHIGVIDELQDRGYEIVGIAGSSMGALVGGLQAAGKLDDFADWARSLTQRSILRLLDPKITAAGALRAEKILDAVRDILGEVKIEELPIPYTAVSTDLLSGKSVWLQRGPVDHAIRASIAIPGVIAPHVLDGRLLADGGILDPLPMAPIAAANADLTIAVSLAGSEAGGEEPEDSEPRPTAEWLGRVWRSTTALFDAAQSDEAEDKLIEPQKEVPRLGSFEVMNRTIDIAQAALARHTLAAYPPDVLIEVPRTACRSLEFYRASEVIDIGRELTATVLDGLEKPETASAKT
- a CDS encoding alpha/beta hydrolase, translating into MTDTAEAVEDAPPQEEAPPKRPWWVRHYTFTGTALGLVFIWLSLTPSLLPRGPLFQGIVSGAAGAIGYGLGVFAVWLWRYMRSKDTSPPAPRRAWLGLLVVGAVGMLLMIFYFHRWQDEVRDLNGVARLEFWDYPWCAFLSIVVLFIFVEIGQLIGRLVRFLVRQLNRVAPPRISAVIVVALLLALSIALLNGVVVRFGMSALNKTFAAANDETDPEFGPPTSPLRSGGPGSAVTWESLGHQGRVFVSAGPTVEELTEFNGKPAMEPIRTYAGLHSADGIKATAALAAQELQRKGGLDREVVAVATTTGTGWINEAEASALEYMYNGNTAIVSMQYSFLPSWLSFLVDKENARQAGQALFEAVDGLIREMPEAERPRLVVFGESLGSFGGEAPFLALNNLIARTDGALFSGPTFNNTIWTQLTRNRDAGSPEWLPIFDKGENVRFAARSENLNRPDDPWGHPRVVYLQHASDPIAWWNPDLLFAEPDWLKEPRGYDVSGRMQWIPIVTFLQVSADMAVAVDVPDGHGHVYVKDVANAWADILQPPGWTPEKTEKLRPLLSNDENA
- a CDS encoding patatin-like phospholipase family protein; amino-acid sequence: MTTKRALVLAGGGLAGIAWETGILRGIADESPATAEALLNTEVLVGTSAGSTVAAQLVSGLGLDELFERQTAATSTELSPRIGVDEITELFVAAMLQPGATTTQKLQKIGAIALSAETVPESVRRDVIANRLPSHDWPERDVRISAIDTATGELVSFDASSGVSLVDAVAASCAVPGAWPPVTIGDRRYMDGGVGSTVNMSLAADCDAAVVLVPQGKSSPSPFGDGTAAEIEAFAGATYAVFADDEALAAFGPNPLDPACRVPSALAGRQQGRRVAAEVADFIGR
- a CDS encoding HAD family acid phosphatase, which gives rise to MMPGRGFVTAVVTAIGAAAVILASCPAVLAQPPAPPAPIIPSPVQPANVGDLKREAVAYYDSGAYLTNLQQAAAPAIAWINEQAPRVARPAVVFDVDETALSNWEAIKANDFGRFGTGPCDQLPEGPCGWLAWDLSGRSTMIPPTMDVFNTAKERGATIFFITGRDESQRASTERNLLNTGYAGYERLIMEPTGAHYVSAADFKAPQRAAIEAEGYTIIANIGDQPSDLAGGFAQQTYLLPNPFYRIP
- the lpqV gene encoding lipoprotein LpqV, with the translated sequence MGRHSRHAVDAAAVMIVALAVGTGCSSGIGSEPATPSPAETTTTASKTTETQDTPTAAPGEVAVSPDGVTTAVGAPADSTEDEYFKACTAARDWMQQQGGDLKAQLEPYLKNVQTSDAPGPGTFDIPWSQLPPQRQAAVIVAAQAAADALCG
- a CDS encoding cysteine dioxygenase, which produces MVTAISLPTRLRPPDLLHATDRYADDVLSGRYDRLLPAGGLPTTERWFTRLHGEDELDVWLISWVPDRSTELHDHGGSLGALTVVSGALQETRWDGQTLRHRRLTAGDQAAFPLGWVHDVVWAPDRDTSAPIVPTLSVHAYSPPLTAMSYYEVTPRKTLRRNRTELTDEPEG
- a CDS encoding SDR family NAD(P)-dependent oxidoreductase encodes the protein MTGALAGRVALLTGASGGIGKAIARRLADEGADLCLSYGRNADDAEVAAAYARELGRRVTVVAADLSDPSAAADLVAHANAELGPVDLLVANAGTADVKGWRKIDLASWNATLAVNLTSPWLLAQQVLPAMVERKYGRILFISSVAALTGGVVGAHYAASKAGLHGLMHHLAPRVAADGVTVNSLAPALVGETKMFPADLETGTPPVPIPVGRIGRPDEVADMAIAMLRSGYLTNKVITLDGGILPRD
- a CDS encoding enoyl-CoA hydratase — translated: MTSYETILVTRDDRVGTITLNRPKALNALNSQVMNEVVAAAAEFDNDPGIGAIIVTGSGEKAFAAGADIKEMAQLSFADVFSSDFFAAWGKFAATRTPTIAAVNGYALGGGCELAMMCDILIAADTAKFGQPEIKLGVLPGMGGSQRLTRAIGKAKAMDLILTGRNMDAEEAERAGLVSRVVPADALLDEANKVATTIAGMSLSAARMAKEAVNRAFETTLAEGLLYERRLFHSAFATEDQTEGMNAFTEKRTPNFRHR
- a CDS encoding rhodanese-like domain-containing protein, translating into MTSVSEASRIDRILDDARARLRRLTAQEVPTALARGAILVDIRPHAQREREGEVSAALVIERNVLEWRCDPTSDARLPQAVDDDVEWVVLCSEGYTSSLAAASLLDLGLHRATDIIGGYHALKAEGVLV
- a CDS encoding zinc-binding dehydrogenase: MVDTMRAQRFYADSKTIAVEDVPIPEPGPGEVLVKVAFCGICHSDLSLINGTFPAMLPVVTQGHEASGTIAKLGPDVTGWKEGDRVVVAAGRPCMGCVNCRRGDVTNCLAIQLMAFAYDGGWAEYTVAQAFGLTRVPDNVPLEQAAILADAVSTPFGAVVRTGKVGIGESVGVWGVGGVGTHIVQLARLVGAVPVIAVDIKPEVLERALALGADHAFDARDDRLGEKIADVTGGRKLDVAFDAVGLKSTFEQALDSLTVGGRLVAVGMSAESPTVGPTSMFGLTQKHVLGHLGYQNVDIATLATLVSTGRLDISRSISDIVALDDVSVGIERLERQEGNPIRILVQP